A stretch of Kyrpidia spormannii DNA encodes these proteins:
- the tnpC gene encoding IS66 family transposase, translated as MNNIVVAAETIESLEKRIQRLEQENAELAAKVAWYEEQFRLSQRRRFAASSERSKTTSEQLELFNEAEVEAQTPPPEPTVETVTVRRVKKPGQREEKLKELPVERIEHRLAEEEQVCPQCGDALHEMSTEVRRELKIIPAQVKVVEHVRQLYSCRRCEREEIQTPIVKAPMPKPVQPGSLASPSAVAYVMTQKYVEGMPLYRQEQQFERQGLALSRQTLANWIVYSAEHWLEPLYERMHRELLNQDILHADETTLQVLREPGRAAETTSYLWLYRTGRYSPPIVLYEYQRTRAAEHPKAFLNGFKGYLHVDGYAGYNGLADVTLVGCWAHARRKFDEALKSLPASKRSAPVAAKEGLAYCNRLFAIERDLKDLTPEERYRRRLELSRPVLDEFLAWLVEQKEHALPKSAFGQAIQYCLGQWGKLEAFLKDGRLEIDNNRSERSIKPFVIGRKNWLFANTPKGAKASATVYSIVETAKENGLNPYEYLRYLFERLPNVDVNDTSVLDRLLPWSPELPESVRRRPSGGT; from the coding sequence ATGAACAACATCGTGGTTGCTGCGGAGACAATCGAATCCCTTGAGAAAAGAATCCAGCGCCTGGAACAGGAAAATGCCGAGTTGGCGGCCAAGGTGGCCTGGTATGAGGAGCAGTTTCGCCTGAGTCAACGCCGCCGGTTTGCCGCCTCCAGCGAGCGCTCCAAGACGACCTCCGAGCAGTTGGAACTGTTTAACGAGGCCGAAGTGGAGGCACAGACGCCTCCACCGGAGCCGACGGTGGAAACAGTGACGGTGCGCCGGGTGAAAAAGCCGGGTCAGCGGGAAGAGAAGCTGAAGGAGCTGCCGGTGGAACGGATCGAGCACCGCCTGGCCGAAGAGGAACAGGTTTGCCCGCAGTGTGGGGATGCGCTCCACGAGATGAGCACCGAGGTTCGGCGGGAACTCAAGATCATCCCGGCGCAGGTGAAAGTGGTGGAGCACGTGCGGCAGTTGTACTCCTGCCGCCGTTGCGAACGCGAAGAGATCCAGACCCCGATTGTCAAGGCCCCCATGCCGAAGCCGGTCCAACCGGGAAGTCTGGCCTCCCCCTCGGCGGTAGCCTACGTGATGACGCAAAAATACGTCGAGGGGATGCCGCTGTACCGGCAGGAGCAACAGTTTGAACGCCAGGGTCTTGCCCTCTCGCGGCAAACCCTGGCGAATTGGATCGTGTACAGCGCGGAGCATTGGCTGGAGCCCTTGTACGAGCGGATGCACCGGGAGCTTTTGAACCAAGACATCCTGCATGCGGACGAGACCACGCTGCAGGTGTTGCGGGAGCCGGGGCGGGCGGCAGAGACGACGTCGTACCTGTGGCTGTACCGCACCGGACGCTACAGTCCGCCCATCGTCCTGTATGAGTACCAGAGGACTCGGGCGGCGGAACATCCGAAGGCGTTTCTGAACGGGTTTAAAGGGTACCTGCATGTGGACGGGTATGCGGGGTACAACGGACTGGCGGACGTGACCTTGGTGGGGTGCTGGGCGCACGCCAGGAGGAAATTTGACGAGGCACTCAAATCCCTGCCGGCCTCGAAGCGTTCGGCGCCGGTGGCCGCCAAGGAAGGCTTGGCCTATTGCAACCGGCTGTTTGCGATCGAGCGAGACCTGAAAGATCTCACGCCGGAGGAGCGGTACCGCCGCCGCTTGGAGTTGAGCCGTCCGGTGTTGGATGAGTTTTTGGCGTGGCTGGTGGAGCAAAAGGAACACGCCCTGCCCAAAAGCGCCTTTGGCCAAGCCATTCAGTACTGCTTGGGACAGTGGGGGAAGTTGGAGGCGTTTTTGAAAGACGGGCGGTTGGAGATCGACAACAACCGGAGCGAGCGATCGATCAAGCCCTTTGTGATTGGTCGAAAAAACTGGTTATTCGCGAACACCCCGAAAGGGGCGAAGGCGAGCGCGACGGTGTACAGCATCGTGGAGACCGCCAAGGAAAACGGGCTGAATCCCTACGAATATCTTCGGTACCTGTTTGAGCGGTTGCCCAACGTGGACGTCAACGATACCAGTGTCTTGGATAGACTGTTACCGTGGTCGCCCGAGCTGCCGGAGTCTGTCCGCCGTCGGCCATCCGGGGGCACGTAA
- a CDS encoding transposase gives MDHSRVQRNSRAAHRGGLSIHLLLPVAHEPKAHTTAGGRPIPRYSLTKDNRKVSDEQIKEWLMESIAGDGYAYGYRKLTHMLRQDYGFVINEKKVYRLCKELDILRPQRKIRRNTRGNWPGTVPSWHPISSGGRCEVRIYPWRGPILLCLVLPRCV, from the coding sequence GTGGATCACAGCCGGGTACAACGCAACTCTCGTGCTGCGCATCGTGGGGGTCTCTCGATCCACTTATTATTACCAGTTGCACATGAGCCCAAGGCGCATACGACGGCTGGCGGACGTCCCATTCCTAGGTATTCGCTGACCAAGGATAACCGCAAAGTCAGCGATGAGCAGATCAAAGAGTGGCTCATGGAGTCCATCGCCGGAGATGGATATGCATACGGTTACCGGAAGTTGACTCACATGCTCCGACAGGACTACGGGTTCGTGATCAACGAGAAGAAGGTGTATCGTCTGTGCAAGGAATTGGATATCCTGCGCCCGCAGCGGAAGATCCGCCGGAACACCCGAGGAAACTGGCCCGGAACCGTACCATCATGGCACCCAATCAGCTCGGGGGGGCGATGTGAAGTACGGATATATCCCTGGCGAGGACCGATTCTTCTTTGTCTTGTCTTACCTCGATGTGTATGA
- a CDS encoding HEPN-associated N-terminal domain-containing protein, whose protein sequence is MGRAKNKLIEEQERGWSSVGDKYVCAECFEDEAIRRFIREHAMKRRCTYCGRVNRGKPIAAHMEEVMQLIADGIFSEWEDAMNSLGWDSSEGGWQGEVVDTWELLEYTGLIIHEDSLREDILNALGMDTEWCRKDPCGETEDEGLYFDVFL, encoded by the coding sequence ATGGGACGGGCAAAAAATAAGTTGATTGAGGAACAAGAACGGGGATGGTCGTCGGTAGGCGACAAATACGTCTGTGCCGAGTGTTTTGAAGACGAGGCAATCCGACGGTTCATTCGAGAACATGCAATGAAGCGCAGGTGTACATATTGCGGGCGAGTGAACAGAGGCAAGCCGATTGCCGCGCATATGGAGGAAGTTATGCAACTAATCGCAGACGGGATATTTTCCGAGTGGGAAGATGCGATGAACAGTCTTGGCTGGGACTCTAGTGAAGGAGGCTGGCAAGGAGAAGTTGTCGACACATGGGAACTCCTTGAATATACGGGCTTGATCATACATGAGGACTCTCTCCGAGAGGACATCCTCAACGCTCTGGGAATGGATACGGAATGGTGTCGCAAAGATCCTTGCGGGGAAACGGAGGATGAGGGGCTATATTTCGATGTATTTTTGTGA
- a CDS encoding helix-turn-helix domain-containing protein encodes MKIALKGSNPVEMRRALVVLASAQKMKMPEIFELYHLSQEHIRHLIHAFNQHRLEDLRPRYRGGRLWTFTEEQRVAIIELAQIPPNTLGLPFTHWSLSKLKEEAERRGIVTSIGIETIRVILEEVDITYQHTKTWKASMILSLRHHRSKRLYVVLDNFSPHKHRTVTEWAAENNVELVFTPTQASWLNRIECHFAPLRSFVLRGSHYPHHEALATAIRSYLRW; translated from the coding sequence GTGAAGATTGCTCTCAAAGGATCCAACCCCGTTGAAATGCGACGGGCTTTGGTCGTGTTGGCTTCCGCTCAAAAGATGAAGATGCCGGAGATCTTCGAGTTGTATCACCTCTCTCAGGAGCACATTCGTCATCTTATTCATGCCTTCAACCAGCATAGATTGGAGGACTTAAGACCCCGGTACAGGGGCGGACGACTGTGGACCTTTACCGAAGAACAACGAGTCGCGATCATTGAGTTGGCCCAGATCCCGCCAAACACCCTGGGTTTGCCCTTTACCCATTGGTCACTGTCCAAGCTCAAAGAGGAGGCCGAAAGGCGGGGCATCGTGACCTCCATTGGCATTGAGACTATCCGTGTCATTCTGGAGGAAGTCGACATCACTTACCAGCACACCAAGACATGGAAAGCCTCAATGATTCTGAGTTTGCGGCATCACCGCTCTAAACGGCTGTACGTAGTTTTGGACAATTTTTCACCTCACAAGCATCGTACTGTGACTGAGTGGGCTGCAGAAAACAATGTAGAACTGGTTTTTACACCGACCCAGGCCTCATGGTTGAACCGAATCGAATGCCATTTTGCGCCGTTACGATCGTTTGTGTTGCGTGGGAGTCACTATCCACATCACGAGGCGTTGGCCACAGCGATTCGGTCGTACCTGCGTTGGTGA
- a CDS encoding integrase core domain-containing protein, translated as METFRAALWRRQIFQRNAPLPIIRSDNGPQFVSHLFESECERWKVEHERIPPKMPNMNAYIESYHRLLEDGCLSMYEFESYTEAYRAVEAFIRRYNIRRLHSSLHYLSLAEFYGRHLETGLQPKRPVKD; from the coding sequence GTGGAGACGTTTCGGGCAGCGTTGTGGAGGCGTCAGATTTTTCAGCGTAATGCTCCGCTCCCGATCATCCGCTCAGACAACGGGCCTCAGTTTGTGAGTCATCTGTTCGAATCGGAGTGTGAACGCTGGAAGGTCGAACACGAACGGATACCGCCCAAGATGCCCAACATGAACGCATACATCGAATCCTATCACCGGCTGCTTGAGGATGGGTGTCTGTCCATGTACGAGTTCGAGAGCTACACCGAGGCCTACCGGGCGGTGGAGGCGTTCATACGCAGGTATAACATCCGCCGGCTGCATTCGAGCCTGCACTACCTCTCGCTGGCCGAGTTTTACGGCCGTCATCTGGAAACAGGGTTGCAACCAAAGCGCCCTGTGAAGGACTGA
- the fliB gene encoding flagellin lysine-N-methylase, producing MNTQDRGKKRQTLVPQYLRQFSCIGPDCEDSCCVGWTVSIDETTFKKYKRVRDPELGTVFEKQIKRVRASRSADNFGKIKMNRDGSCPFLSEEKWCTIQLRLGEEFLSNTCAIYPRISHQVNGVLETSATLSCPEAARLALLPREPMEFDLLEEGAIQRYVISRILNTADPSNAAKPAKYFWELRVFTIQVLQNRTYSLEDRLLWLGLFYRKADELARRGQVDGTPALIGSYLHWMEQGDLHEHLNAIPAQSPIQMKLLKELVDIRFSHGIPNQRYLQCLAECLIGLRYTAEEPVENIAARYEEAYARFYAPFVEQHGYMLENYLVNYVFKNLFPCGGRQSVFDDYVLMILHYALIKMHLIGMAAFHQGLTPDQTIRLIQSFSRTVEHNETYLHRIEGLLKDNGYATLPYMAILIRN from the coding sequence ATGAACACTCAAGACCGCGGGAAGAAACGTCAGACACTGGTGCCGCAATACCTCCGCCAATTTTCCTGCATCGGTCCGGATTGTGAAGACAGTTGTTGTGTGGGATGGACCGTCTCTATTGATGAGACGACCTTCAAAAAATATAAGCGGGTGCGCGATCCCGAACTGGGTACCGTCTTTGAGAAACAGATCAAGCGGGTGAGAGCCAGCCGCAGTGCAGACAACTTCGGAAAAATAAAAATGAATCGCGATGGGTCGTGCCCATTTTTGTCCGAAGAAAAATGGTGTACGATCCAGCTTCGGCTTGGAGAGGAATTCCTGTCGAATACATGTGCCATATACCCCAGGATCAGCCATCAGGTCAACGGCGTTTTGGAGACCTCGGCGACTCTGTCGTGCCCCGAAGCGGCCCGGCTGGCGCTGTTGCCCCGCGAACCCATGGAATTCGATTTGTTAGAAGAAGGGGCCATTCAGAGGTATGTGATCTCTCGTATCCTCAATACGGCGGATCCGTCCAATGCGGCCAAACCTGCAAAATACTTTTGGGAGTTGCGGGTTTTCACCATTCAGGTGCTGCAAAACCGCACCTATTCTCTTGAGGATCGCCTGCTCTGGTTGGGATTGTTTTACCGGAAGGCGGACGAACTGGCCCGGAGGGGACAGGTGGACGGTACCCCGGCTTTGATCGGTTCCTACCTGCACTGGATGGAGCAGGGAGATCTTCACGAACACTTAAATGCCATTCCCGCGCAATCTCCTATCCAAATGAAGTTGCTCAAGGAATTGGTGGACATCCGTTTCTCTCACGGTATACCGAATCAGCGGTACCTGCAATGTTTGGCTGAATGCTTAATCGGCCTTCGGTACACGGCGGAAGAGCCGGTGGAAAACATCGCCGCGCGCTACGAGGAGGCCTATGCTCGCTTCTACGCGCCATTCGTGGAACAACACGGATACATGCTTGAAAACTATCTGGTTAACTATGTCTTCAAGAACCTTTTTCCGTGCGGCGGACGGCAGTCCGTTTTTGACGACTATGTGCTGATGATTCTTCATTACGCTCTGATCAAAATGCACCTCATCGGCATGGCGGCCTTCCACCAAGGACTGACACCGGACCAGACAATTCGGCTCATCCAATCTTTTTCCCGAACCGTCGAACACAACGAGACATACCTCCATCGCATCGAGGGCCTCCTGAAAGACAACGGTTACGCCACCTTGCCGTATATGGCGATCTTGATCAGGAATTAG
- a CDS encoding AIPR family protein, with product MADVTFIDAFRSREDLKIYGNNGLLLFALQLKWNIDDIHAVAAQCLTDGKDDKKCDLVYVDRDRGVAVVAQTHFSSKWIGEAPANKASDLNTAAAWLLTQPIERLPERIRPAAMELRDALQSNQLDTIEFWYVHNLKESQNVKRELITVETTVHNALRTFFGSTGHREVRASEIGSDTIEQWYRDSKAHILVTEPYAIPVPGGYLLETKKWKAYATCIPAKWLHERFKQHNKQLFSANIRDYLGSRRSGTNINNGIKQTAAREPDQFWAFNNGITALVNDLYVEETDEGTMLHIKGISIVNGAQTTGAVGSLEHPPSDEAKVPARFIKCSDEKVIRSIVQFNNTQNEINPADFRSTDAVQDRLRKEFKKFYGDTIEYLGGRRGGEDDTIRRRSNLVPSDTAAQSLASFHQYPDLAYNQKANIWQSNDYYNKFFNDETHADHIIYVYTLHRAISNLKITLQNKGADQLTQSEKEILDFLRYRGSIHIFMSAIGSVQEILLDKPIPTLFLLRFKDRYRDFQSYEGLWQPIVECCLPFWELLKTPLENGLKNRKEIQEAVDQFRNMIQATRRANKSIYDHFAGVVSIDQWDL from the coding sequence ATGGCAGACGTAACTTTTATTGACGCCTTTAGATCCCGTGAGGATCTCAAGATTTATGGTAACAATGGTCTCTTGTTATTTGCCCTCCAATTAAAGTGGAATATCGACGATATTCATGCTGTGGCTGCACAGTGTCTGACCGATGGCAAAGATGACAAAAAATGTGATCTCGTTTATGTTGATCGTGACAGAGGAGTAGCAGTAGTAGCTCAGACCCATTTTTCCAGCAAGTGGATTGGCGAAGCGCCTGCAAATAAGGCGTCCGATCTCAATACTGCTGCTGCGTGGTTATTAACACAGCCGATCGAAAGGCTTCCTGAACGCATTCGGCCTGCGGCCATGGAGCTACGGGATGCTCTTCAATCTAATCAGCTCGACACCATTGAGTTTTGGTACGTACATAATCTGAAGGAATCCCAAAATGTGAAACGGGAACTGATTACTGTCGAAACAACGGTCCATAATGCTTTACGCACATTCTTTGGGTCTACCGGACATCGGGAGGTTCGAGCTTCGGAAATTGGTTCGGATACAATCGAACAATGGTACAGGGATAGCAAAGCTCATATCTTGGTTACAGAACCTTATGCGATCCCTGTTCCCGGAGGATATTTGCTCGAAACTAAGAAATGGAAAGCTTATGCGACCTGTATTCCGGCTAAATGGTTACATGAAAGGTTTAAACAGCACAACAAACAATTGTTTTCGGCAAATATTCGAGACTATCTAGGGAGCCGACGTAGCGGCACCAATATCAACAATGGCATCAAACAGACGGCGGCCAGAGAACCCGATCAATTCTGGGCTTTCAACAACGGGATCACGGCGTTAGTCAATGATTTGTACGTAGAGGAAACGGACGAGGGAACAATGTTACATATTAAAGGGATCTCGATTGTTAACGGAGCGCAGACAACTGGTGCTGTTGGCTCCTTAGAACATCCTCCTAGTGATGAAGCGAAGGTTCCAGCACGCTTCATCAAGTGTAGTGATGAAAAGGTAATTCGAAGTATTGTACAATTCAATAATACACAGAATGAGATTAACCCTGCTGATTTTCGTAGCACGGATGCTGTTCAAGATAGGTTGAGAAAAGAATTCAAAAAATTTTATGGAGACACCATCGAATACCTTGGCGGTCGGCGAGGTGGCGAAGACGATACTATCCGTAGACGATCAAACTTGGTTCCCTCAGACACAGCGGCACAGTCATTGGCATCGTTTCATCAATATCCGGATCTGGCGTATAACCAGAAAGCTAATATCTGGCAATCCAATGATTACTACAACAAATTTTTTAACGACGAAACTCACGCGGATCATATCATATATGTATATACGTTACACCGGGCCATTTCTAATCTTAAAATTACGCTACAAAATAAAGGCGCCGACCAACTTACACAAAGCGAGAAGGAAATCTTGGACTTCCTTCGGTATAGAGGGTCCATTCATATTTTTATGTCCGCTATAGGGTCAGTACAAGAAATATTGTTAGACAAGCCGATTCCAACATTGTTTCTTTTGCGTTTCAAAGATCGATATCGTGATTTTCAGTCTTATGAAGGACTCTGGCAACCTATTGTTGAGTGTTGTCTGCCGTTCTGGGAGCTTCTAAAAACGCCTTTAGAAAACGGATTAAAGAACAGGAAGGAGATTCAAGAGGCGGTCGACCAGTTTCGAAACATGATTCAGGCGACAAGACGAGCGAACAAGTCGATATACGACCATTTTGCTGGAGTAGTATCTATTGATCAATGGGATCTGTGA
- a CDS encoding helix-turn-helix domain-containing protein, with protein MFKWNVGNLLLTVGNNSVVARKYEIRPNVNVVSKWVRRYKAGQLMQGSSPKGNATHVTQQEYAQLVAENRELDKQNAHLKQLLGEKDLEIAILRDLLKKANPHLRIK; from the coding sequence TTGTTCAAGTGGAACGTAGGAAATTTACTCCTGACTGTCGGCAATAACAGCGTGGTCGCGCGCAAGTACGAAATTCGCCCGAATGTGAATGTGGTGAGCAAGTGGGTTCGCCGATATAAGGCTGGCCAACTCATGCAGGGCAGCAGTCCAAAAGGAAATGCCACCCACGTGACCCAGCAGGAATATGCCCAGCTCGTTGCCGAGAATCGCGAGTTGGACAAGCAGAATGCCCATCTCAAACAGCTGTTGGGCGAAAAGGACCTTGAAATCGCTATCTTGCGTGATCTGCTAAAAAAAGCCAACCCTCACTTGCGGATAAAGTAG
- the ltrA gene encoding group II intron reverse transcriptase/maturase, translating to MRAWLEAQTAETRPHDMDQWTGWKDIERHVLRLQRQLAHAVENGNRKAVRHYKWLIRTSHHVKLLAIRHVTQENRGRRTPGVDGKIYTTPRQRRKLCRLVNLHRRPDPVRRVYIRKKNGKLRPLGIPTMHDRVCQAIHKMAMEPEWDIQFAPNTYGFRPQRSTWDAIGQVYTILCRSNSPQWVIEGDIRGYFDNVDHEKLLAKLAPEDRVFVRRMLKAPVFDPEHGLVPSIRGTPQGGLLSPLLAVIALQGMENELREKALQMKFGRDRTSPGIHIVNYADDFIVTCKTKEQAEQFVPVIAQWLAENVGVELSLEKTHITHIDDGFDFLGFNVRKYRGTLLIKPAKANVLAFLRKIKSILDANKSAKPSTVIRLLNPLIRGWGNYYSTQVSKEIFNYCDHRIHWMLWRWAKRRHPGKGARWIHRRYFPRRGNRKGVFADGPLTLAIMSDIRIIRHVKIQGRRSPYRPSDQEYFEARREHLLLKRLNGMQKAVVRKTHGRCALCGCPISTEHFRRWQVDGDNPILFVRMIPERLGGRNTIANVVVTHRWCYNRYRSVYNHDPLPDQLERYLSNQESLIDGRVVWDRERR from the coding sequence ATGCGCGCATGGTTGGAAGCCCAAACGGCCGAGACCCGTCCACATGATATGGACCAGTGGACAGGATGGAAGGATATCGAACGTCACGTCCTCAGGTTGCAGCGACAACTGGCTCACGCAGTCGAAAATGGCAATCGTAAAGCAGTGCGCCACTACAAGTGGCTCATTCGGACCAGCCACCACGTCAAACTTCTGGCCATTCGGCACGTGACGCAAGAAAACCGGGGACGGCGCACCCCAGGAGTCGATGGAAAAATTTACACGACGCCAAGGCAGCGCCGTAAACTCTGCAGGCTTGTGAATCTACATCGTCGTCCTGATCCGGTTCGGCGGGTGTACATCCGTAAGAAGAATGGCAAGCTCCGACCTTTGGGAATTCCCACCATGCACGACCGGGTGTGTCAGGCCATCCACAAGATGGCCATGGAACCTGAGTGGGATATTCAATTTGCGCCCAATACGTACGGATTCCGACCACAGCGGTCGACATGGGACGCGATCGGACAAGTTTATACCATCCTTTGTCGCTCTAACTCCCCCCAATGGGTCATCGAAGGGGATATTCGTGGGTATTTTGACAACGTCGACCACGAGAAACTGCTGGCTAAGCTCGCTCCAGAAGACCGCGTGTTCGTTCGGCGCATGTTGAAAGCCCCCGTCTTTGATCCGGAACATGGGCTTGTTCCAAGCATCAGGGGTACGCCCCAAGGGGGTCTGTTATCCCCCTTACTGGCGGTTATTGCGTTACAAGGGATGGAGAACGAGTTGCGGGAAAAGGCGTTGCAAATGAAATTTGGAAGAGACCGCACGAGTCCCGGCATTCACATCGTCAACTATGCGGACGACTTCATCGTCACGTGCAAAACCAAGGAGCAGGCCGAACAGTTTGTACCGGTCATCGCCCAGTGGCTTGCGGAGAATGTCGGGGTTGAACTCAGCCTGGAGAAGACCCACATCACACACATCGATGACGGGTTTGACTTTCTGGGATTTAACGTCCGAAAGTACCGCGGGACGCTATTGATTAAACCCGCCAAGGCCAATGTGCTAGCCTTTTTGCGGAAAATCAAAAGCATCCTGGACGCGAACAAGTCGGCCAAGCCATCTACGGTCATCCGGTTGCTGAATCCCTTGATCCGGGGATGGGGCAACTACTACAGCACCCAGGTGAGTAAGGAAATCTTTAACTACTGCGACCACAGGATTCACTGGATGCTCTGGAGATGGGCGAAACGACGACATCCGGGGAAAGGAGCCCGGTGGATTCACCGGAGGTACTTCCCTCGGCGTGGAAATCGCAAGGGGGTATTCGCGGACGGCCCACTCACGCTCGCCATCATGAGCGACATTCGCATCATCCGGCACGTGAAGATACAGGGACGACGTTCGCCTTATCGCCCAAGCGACCAGGAGTATTTTGAAGCAAGACGAGAACATCTGCTCCTGAAACGGTTGAACGGCATGCAGAAGGCAGTGGTGCGCAAAACCCACGGACGGTGTGCACTCTGTGGATGTCCCATTTCTACGGAACACTTCCGACGCTGGCAGGTCGACGGAGACAATCCTATCCTGTTCGTTCGGATGATTCCCGAGCGACTCGGAGGCCGCAATACGATTGCAAATGTCGTCGTTACGCACCGATGGTGCTATAACAGGTACCGATCCGTTTATAACCATGATCCCCTTCCCGACCAGCTAGAACGCTATCTTTCCAATCAGGAAAGTCTGATCGACGGACGTGTGGTGTGGGATCGTGAACGACGATGA
- a CDS encoding RES family NAD+ phosphorylase, whose product MIKTVPTGSVFFRGRINDNLQPYTSVSDLGPVPKNKAVSSNRMSAAGIPMFYGAEDRETVLAEIATGDEPLDASIGVVRTLRTLRVLDLVEMPKEPSLFDPEKRSWRGPIIFLNNFVRNISKPVEKDGKEHLEYVPTQVVAEYFRYAFRLPGGERLDGILYPSTRRPGGKNCVLFLTQKDCTGNLRDPKLGEKVLSLASTERMIHCT is encoded by the coding sequence ATGATCAAAACTGTGCCGACCGGGAGTGTTTTTTTCAGAGGGAGGATAAACGACAACCTCCAGCCGTATACATCGGTTTCCGATCTTGGGCCGGTTCCAAAGAACAAGGCTGTTTCGTCCAACCGTATGAGTGCGGCGGGTATTCCCATGTTTTACGGCGCGGAGGATCGGGAAACTGTTCTGGCCGAGATAGCTACAGGGGACGAACCCCTGGACGCAAGTATTGGCGTAGTCCGTACATTGCGGACCCTCCGCGTGCTGGATCTGGTTGAAATGCCGAAAGAGCCAAGTCTGTTTGACCCCGAGAAACGCAGTTGGCGCGGTCCGATCATATTTTTGAATAATTTTGTCAGGAATATCTCAAAGCCGGTCGAAAAAGACGGTAAAGAACATCTGGAATACGTGCCCACGCAGGTGGTGGCGGAGTATTTTCGGTATGCTTTCAGACTGCCCGGAGGAGAACGGCTTGACGGGATCCTCTATCCGAGCACGCGCAGGCCGGGCGGCAAAAATTGCGTCCTCTTTTTAACCCAGAAAGATTGTACCGGCAACCTGAGAGATCCTAAGTTAGGAGAAAAGGTTCTGTCATTGGCGTCTACTGAAAGGATGATCCACTGTACTTGA